A region of Solanum dulcamara chromosome 7, daSolDulc1.2, whole genome shotgun sequence DNA encodes the following proteins:
- the LOC129895890 gene encoding glycosyltransferase BC10-like: MKNEQQHQLSTTKLFSISQRYLHNLVSYIILFGSGLVIGISLFFYLQDLPNTLQNKLFFPQIIQPNPPPPPSTPIPPPPPPPPSLPQPQQQIPFVLDNETKILDPSRIGLKDFMEAPKLSKHDMKDEELIGRASMLPRVRALPFKSKPKIAFMFLARGSLPLAPLWERFFQGHEGLYSIYIHSQPSFNGTAPQEGPIFHGRRVPSKKVEWGEFNMVEAERRLLANALLDLSNERFVLLSESCIPLYNFTTIYNYIMKSKNTFMESYDLLSPVGRGRYNKRMRPWVTLAQWRKGSQWFEVDREIAIDIISDQKYSHLFKRFCRPACYSDEHYLPTFVTMKYWWKNENRTLTWVDWAKGGPHPTKFNRPEVTEDLLNGMRNGTKCEYNGRPSNMCYLFARKFLPTTLDRLLRFMKFG; encoded by the exons ATGAAGAATGAACAACAACATCAACTCTCTACTACAAAACTATTCAGTATTTCTCAAAGGTACCTCCATAATCTTGTgtcctatattattttatttgggtCTGGTTTAGTAATTGGTATATCACTATTTTTTTATCTCCAAGATCTACCCAACACTTTacaaaacaaattatttttccCCCAAATAATCCAACCAAACCCTCCCCCACCCCCTAGTACACCAATACCCCcaccacccccacccccaccatCACTTCCACAACCTCAACAACAAATTCCTTTTGTTTTAGATAATGAGACCAAAATTTTAGACCCTAGTAGAATAGGGTTAAAAGATTTTATGGAGGCACCAAAATTAAGTAAACATGATATGAAAGATGAAGAGTTAATAGGGAGGGCTTCAATGTTGCCACGTGTCCGTGCTTTGCCATTTAAGAGTAAGCCAAAGATTGCTTTTATGTTTCTTGCAAGAGGAAGTTTACCATTAGCTCCATTATGGGAAAGATTTTTCCAAGGACATGAAGGTCTTTATTCTATTTATATTCATTCTCAACCATCTTTTAATGGAACTGCTCCACAAGAAGGACCTATTTTTCATGGTAGAAGAGTACCAAGTAAG AAAGTAGAATGGGGAGAATTTAACATGGTGGAAGCAGAACGACGATTACTAGCGAACGCATTATTAGACTTATCAAATGAGCGCTTCGTGCTCCTTTCAGAGTCATGCATTCCTCTATACAACTTCACTACCATCTACAACTATATCATGAAGTCCAAGAATACCTTCATGGAGTCTTATGACTTATTAAGCCCCGTGGGACGAGGTCGTTACAACAAGAGAATGAGACCATGGGTCACCCTAGCCCAATGGCGAAAGGGGTCCCAATGGTTCGAGGTCGATCGTGAGATCGCGATCGACATAATATCGGATCAAAAGTATTCTCATTTATTCAAGAGATTTTGTAGGCCAGCATGTTACTCGGACGAACATTATTTGCCAACATTTGTGACAATGAAATATTGGTGGAAAAATGAAAATAGAACGTTGACTTGGGTTGATTGGGCCAAAGGTGGGCCTCATCCTACAAAATTTAATCGGCCCGAAGTGACAGAAGATTTGCTTAATGGGATGAGAAATGGGACCAAATGTGAGTATAATGGGCGGCCCAGTAACATGTGTTATTTGTTTGCCAGGAAGTTTTTGCCTACCACTTTAGATAGGCTTTTGAGGTTTATGAAATTCGGATAA
- the LOC129896492 gene encoding protein SAR DEFICIENT 1: MAAKRFLDDSDPDSNQPNCKRIRSTKPSFASVIKEVVMVNFLENVSSALEPMLRRVVHEEVENGLRRYSCRTITRSPSLRIKALEPSNLRLIFNKKLSLPIFTGSKVVAGDSDGQSLQILLVDTSGEGMVPTTLPYPIKVELVVLDGDFPSGQSEINWSREEFDKNIVKERTGKRPLLTGELNFTMRDGVVSVGEIEFTDNSSWIRSRKFRIGAKVVQIGNNQTTVRITEAITESFVVKDHRGELYKKHYPPALGDEVWRLEKIGKDGTFHKKLSSNGINTVQDFLKLATIDTPQLRTRLGSGMSDRMWEVTYKHAKTCEMGTKLFMARGPNHTLILSPICQVVRAIIDGQIYPTCDLTGIQKAYIQSLVKEAYANWNSLEEVDGLVNEPALLTQGEPMMGQYPNVNQQQQPMIRSYQRNTILTDVSEQLDEFNDWMGNPNCI, from the exons ATGGCAGCTAAACGGTTCCTTGATGACTCCGATCCCGACTCGAACCAACCGAATTGCAAACGCATAAGATCTACTAAACCTTCATTTGCTTC TGTCATTAAAGAAGTGGTGATGGTAAATTTCCTAGAGAATGTATCTTCTGCCCTGGAACCGATGCTCCGTCGAGTG GTTCATGAGGAGGTGGAAAATGGATTAAGGCGTTACTCATGCCGTACAATAACGAGATCTCCTTCACTAAGAATCAAAGCATTAGAACCATCAAATCTTCGCCTCATTTTCAACAAAAAGCTCTCTCTCCCAATATTCACCGGAAGCAAAGTCGTCGCCGGCGACAGCGACGGCCAGAGTCTCCAAATTCTGCTGGTGGATACAAGCGGCGAAGGCATGGTTCCGAcgaccttaccttaccctatCAAAGTAGAACTCGTCGTACTCGACGGAGATTTCCCTTCCGGACAATCTGAAATCAATTGGTCCCGTGAAGAATTCGACAAAAACATCGTTAAGGAGAGAACCGGAAAGAGGCCATTGCTTACCGGCGAACTCAATTTCACGATGCGTGACGGCGTCGTTTCCGTTGGGGAAATCGAGTTTACTGATAATTCGAGCTGGATTCGGAGCCGGAAATTCAGAATTGGCGCAAAAGTGGTTCAAATTGGAAACAATCAAACTACTGTTCGAATTACAGAAGCCATTACTGAATCGTTTGTGGTTAAAGATCACCGCGGAGAAT TGTACAAAAAACATTACCCACCAGCACTAGGAGATGAAGTGTGGCGTCTTGAGAAGATTGGAAAAGATGGAACTTTCCACAAAAAGCTCTCTTCAAATGGCATCAACACTGTACAAGATTTCTTGAAGTTGGCCACTATTGACACACCACAACTTAGAACT AGACTGGGAAGTGGAATGTCTGATAGAATGTGGGAAGTAACATACAAGCATGCAAAAACTTGTGAGATGGGCACAAAGTTATTCATGGCCCGTGGGCCAAACCACACTCTCATCCTTAGTCCAATTTGTCAAGTTGTTAGGGCAATTATTGATGGGCAAATCTATCCTACTTGTGACTTAACAGGAATacaaaag GCCTATATCCAGAGTTTGGTGAAGGAGGCTTATGCCAATTGGAACTCTTTAGAGGAAGTTGATGGTCTAGTTAATGAGCCAGCACTACTAACTCAAG GAGAACCAATGATGGGTCAGTATCCAAATGTTAATCAGCAGCAACAGCCAATGATACGATCCTATCAACGAAACACAATTTTGACAGATGTATCTGAACAATTAGATGAATTCAATGACTGGATGGGTAATCCTAACTGCATTTGA
- the LOC129894223 gene encoding LEAF RUST 10 DISEASE-RESISTANCE LOCUS RECEPTOR-LIKE PROTEIN KINASE-like 1.2 isoform X2 encodes MFADQSISSSFFFFYFFVSLFFSFARSSANNDTSSYANCPNSTCNGVDISYPFWRLDSYNASVPQYCGYPGFGINCSKDQPHPIINLPGDAYYVKNIDYKSYSLTLVDKDVFEVQCPRARHNLTLEKLPLKNSVSDLELTFYFNCTKPLANSLPAECLKSNGNMSYFYVGGNQPAGLDWFGICEEKVVATVTEKRSFRNDDWIKGFGEAMGEGFVLDWRTALECGQCEESDGRCGYNNSTHNVLCYCRDGTVKVKQCKGNKRDFRVKVAVGVVAAAFTAIVACVIFFLYYHRQKKSPGSSLISRSILSNSSSTMDSEKASHYFGVHIFDYNELEEATNSFDSNKELGQGGFGTVYKGKLRDGRVVAVKRLYENNYKRVEQFRNEIEILTRLRHRNLVTLYGCTSRHGRELLLVYEYIPNGTVADHLHGECSKPGSLSWNTRMSISIETASALAFLHNSEVIHRDVKTNNILLDSNFCVKVADFGLSRLFPTDVTHVSTAPQGTPGYVDPQYHECYQLTSKSDVYSFGVVLIELISSLPAVDICRHRQEINLSNMAINKIQSNTLHELVDSNLGFDSNDKVKLMITAVAELAFQCLQNDRDLRPSMPEVLEALLGIQSMDETATEIEKPSPGDDAGLLKNHVVSLSPDSIITKWTSSRSSTTTASSIG; translated from the exons ATGTTTGCAGATCAATCaatctcctcctccttcttcttcttctactttTTTGTGTCTCTGTTTTTCTCCTTCGCCAGATCCAGTGCAAATAATGATACTTCCTCCTATGCGAATTGTCCTAATTCTACCTGCAATGGAGTTGACATTTCATATCCTTTCTGGAGACTTGACAGTTACAACGCCAGCGTTCCTCAGTACTGTGGCTATCCAGGATTTGGAATCAATTGCTCAAAAGATCAACCACATCCGATTATTAACCTTCCAGGCGATGCTTACTACGTCAAAAATATAGATTATAAAAGTTATTCTCTCACTCTAGTTGACAAAGATGTTTTCGAAGTACAATGCCCCAGAGCACGTCATAACCTTACATTAGAGAAATTGCCGTTAAAGAATTCCGTTTCCGATTTGGAACTTACCTTCTATTTCAATTGCACGAAACCTCTAGCTAATTCTCTTCCCGCAGAATGTTTGAAATCAAATGGAAACATGAGTTATTTCTACGTTGGGGGAAATCAGCCGGCCGGTTTGGACTGGTTTGGGATTTGTGAGGAGAAAGTGGTGGCGACGGTAACGGAGAAGAGAAGCTTCCGGAACGATGATTGGATCAAAGGATTTGGTGAGGCCATGGGAGAGGGTTTCGTGCTGGACTGGCGGACCGCGTTGGAGTGCGGCCAGTGTGAGGAATCAGACGGGAGGTGCGGTTATAACAATTCAACCCACAACGTTTTGTGCTACTGCCGTGATGGTACCGTTAAGGTTAAACAGTGCAAAG GCAATAAAAGAGATTTCAGAGTGAAAGTTGCCGTAG GTGTAGTCGCAGCTGCATTCACTGCCATTGTGGCATGTGTAATTTTCTTTCTCTATTATCACCGACAGAAGAAAAGTCCTGGTTCGTCTTTGATATCCAGAAGCATCCTTTCCAATTCCTCCTCAACAATGGACTCTGAAAAGGCTTCGCATTATTTCGGAGTTCACATCTTCGACTACAATGAACTGGAAGAAGCCACAAACAGTTTTGATTCCAACAAAGAGCTAGGACAAGGTGGCTTTGGCACAGTATATAAAG GTAAACTTCGAGATGGACGTGTTGTTGCTGTAAAACGTTTATATGAGAACAACTACAAGAGAGTTGAGCAATTCCGAAATGAAATTGAAATCCTCACTCGCTTGCGCCATCGGAATCTGGTTACCCTTTACGGATGCACATCTCGCCATGGCCGTGAGCTTCTTCTTGTGTATGAATATATTCCCAATGGCACAGTTGCTGATCATCTTCATGGAGAATGCTCAAAGCCTGGATCACTTTCATGGAATACACGAATGAGCATTTCCATTGAAACGGCAAGCGCGCTAGCCTTTCTCCATAATTCAGAGGTCATTCACCGAGATGTAAAAACTAACAATATCCTCCTAGACAGTAATTTCTGCGTCAAAGTAGCTGATTTTGGCTTGTCTCGGCTTTTCCCTACTGATGTTACACATGTCTCAACAGCTCCACAGGGTACCCCTGGATATGTTGATCCCCAGTATCACGAATGCTATCAACTCACCAGTAAAAGTGATGTTTATAGTTTCGGGGTGGTACTAATCGAGCTTATATCCTCCTTGCCTGCTGTTGATATCTGTAGGCATCGACAAGAAATAAATCTATCAAATATGGCAATTAACAAGATTCAGAGCAACACATTACATGAGCTGGTTGATTCAAATCTTGGTTTTGACTCCAATGACAAGGTAAAGTTGATGATCACTGCCGTGGCAGAGTTGGCTTTCCAGTGTCTTCAGAACGACAGGGATTTGAGACCATCCATGCCAGAGGTTTTGGAGGCTCTACTGGGAATTCAGAGTATGGATGAAACAGCAACAGAAATAGAGAAGCCAAGTCCTGGTGATGATGCTGGATTGTTGAAGAATCACGTAGTATCTCTCTCACCTGATTCAATTATTACAAAATGGACTAGCAGTAGAAGTTCAACAACAACTGCTTCCAGTATTGGCTAA
- the LOC129894223 gene encoding LEAF RUST 10 DISEASE-RESISTANCE LOCUS RECEPTOR-LIKE PROTEIN KINASE-like 1.2 isoform X1: MHAQNIPLPRLHSIIAFLCFLITSSPSYAQEDKQYSTCNSSYSCGNIQNIRFPFWGGDRPQECGLPQFELECEANQDPLIHIDGHNFRVLDINGDIQTMRIARNDLEEDICPDRFGNTSLNDALFRYGPDFGILILFYACPFDIPSEWKKFTFTCNNTGESSHGFYPDESFISYWGPKYGNCERNVTVPVVQTAFKRFQDEGSTKILELLKQGFDVVYNKSVFCMACERSGGLCWSETYFTEPTCLCRDRTYSNYCGFPEPEQGNKRDFRVKVAVGVVAAAFTAIVACVIFFLYYHRQKKSPGSSLISRSILSNSSSTMDSEKASHYFGVHIFDYNELEEATNSFDSNKELGQGGFGTVYKGKLRDGRVVAVKRLYENNYKRVEQFRNEIEILTRLRHRNLVTLYGCTSRHGRELLLVYEYIPNGTVADHLHGECSKPGSLSWNTRMSISIETASALAFLHNSEVIHRDVKTNNILLDSNFCVKVADFGLSRLFPTDVTHVSTAPQGTPGYVDPQYHECYQLTSKSDVYSFGVVLIELISSLPAVDICRHRQEINLSNMAINKIQSNTLHELVDSNLGFDSNDKVKLMITAVAELAFQCLQNDRDLRPSMPEVLEALLGIQSMDETATEIEKPSPGDDAGLLKNHVVSLSPDSIITKWTSSRSSTTTASSIG; encoded by the exons ATGCATGCTCAAAACATCCCTCTTCCTCGGCTCCACTCCATCATCGCCTTCCTATGCTTCTTGATCACGTCCTCGCCATCCTATGCCCAAGAGGATAAACAGTATTCCACTTGTAATAGCTCCTACAGCTGTGGGAATATTCAAAATATCCGCTTCCCTTTCTGGGGTGGTGATCGACCTCAAGAATGTGGTCTTCCACAATTCGAGCTTGAATGCGAAGCCAATCAGGATCCCCTTATACATATCGATGGTCATAATTTCCGCGTACTTGACATCAATGGAGACATCCAAACCATGAGAATTGCACGAAATGATCTTGAGGAAGACATTTGTCCTGATAGATTCGGTAACACTAGCTTGAATGATGCCCTTTTCCGCTATGGTCCTGACTTTGGGATTCTCATCCTGTTCTATGCTTGTCCTTTTGATATACCTTCTGAATGGAAAAAGTTCACCTTTACCTGCAATAACACTGGAGAGTCCAGTCATGGTTTCTATCCAGATGAGTCATTTATTTCATACTGGGGACCAAAGTATGGGAATTGTGAGCGTAATGTCACGGTTCCTGTGGTGCAAACGGCATTTAAGCGGTTCCAAGACGAAGGAAGTACGAAGATATTGGAGCTATTGAAGCAAGGGTTTGATGTGGTTTACAACAAAAGCGTATTTTGTATGGCTTGTGAGAGGTCAGGGGGATTATGTTGGTCAGAGACATATTTTACGGAGCCAACTTGCCTTTGTCGGGACCGAACTTATTCTAATTACTGCGGTTTTCCCGAACCGGAACAAG GCAATAAAAGAGATTTCAGAGTGAAAGTTGCCGTAG GTGTAGTCGCAGCTGCATTCACTGCCATTGTGGCATGTGTAATTTTCTTTCTCTATTATCACCGACAGAAGAAAAGTCCTGGTTCGTCTTTGATATCCAGAAGCATCCTTTCCAATTCCTCCTCAACAATGGACTCTGAAAAGGCTTCGCATTATTTCGGAGTTCACATCTTCGACTACAATGAACTGGAAGAAGCCACAAACAGTTTTGATTCCAACAAAGAGCTAGGACAAGGTGGCTTTGGCACAGTATATAAAG GTAAACTTCGAGATGGACGTGTTGTTGCTGTAAAACGTTTATATGAGAACAACTACAAGAGAGTTGAGCAATTCCGAAATGAAATTGAAATCCTCACTCGCTTGCGCCATCGGAATCTGGTTACCCTTTACGGATGCACATCTCGCCATGGCCGTGAGCTTCTTCTTGTGTATGAATATATTCCCAATGGCACAGTTGCTGATCATCTTCATGGAGAATGCTCAAAGCCTGGATCACTTTCATGGAATACACGAATGAGCATTTCCATTGAAACGGCAAGCGCGCTAGCCTTTCTCCATAATTCAGAGGTCATTCACCGAGATGTAAAAACTAACAATATCCTCCTAGACAGTAATTTCTGCGTCAAAGTAGCTGATTTTGGCTTGTCTCGGCTTTTCCCTACTGATGTTACACATGTCTCAACAGCTCCACAGGGTACCCCTGGATATGTTGATCCCCAGTATCACGAATGCTATCAACTCACCAGTAAAAGTGATGTTTATAGTTTCGGGGTGGTACTAATCGAGCTTATATCCTCCTTGCCTGCTGTTGATATCTGTAGGCATCGACAAGAAATAAATCTATCAAATATGGCAATTAACAAGATTCAGAGCAACACATTACATGAGCTGGTTGATTCAAATCTTGGTTTTGACTCCAATGACAAGGTAAAGTTGATGATCACTGCCGTGGCAGAGTTGGCTTTCCAGTGTCTTCAGAACGACAGGGATTTGAGACCATCCATGCCAGAGGTTTTGGAGGCTCTACTGGGAATTCAGAGTATGGATGAAACAGCAACAGAAATAGAGAAGCCAAGTCCTGGTGATGATGCTGGATTGTTGAAGAATCACGTAGTATCTCTCTCACCTGATTCAATTATTACAAAATGGACTAGCAGTAGAAGTTCAACAACAACTGCTTCCAGTATTGGCTAA